Proteins from a genomic interval of Desulfovibrio piger:
- the rpsD gene encoding 30S ribosomal protein S4 gives MAKYTEAKCRICRREGCKLFLKGDRCFTDKCAYDRRPYAPGQHGRARKKVSEYAVQLREKQKTRRSYGILEKQFRGYFEKAEMQKGVTGTNLLVILERRLDNVVYRLGFANSRNQARQLVRHGIFTLNGHKVTIPSLQVRVGDTIEVPEKNRKIPVLAEAQEVIARRGCPAWLEADGAAFKGTVKALPQRDDIQFPVNEQLIVELYSK, from the coding sequence ATGGCCAAATATACTGAAGCCAAATGCCGCATTTGCCGTCGCGAGGGCTGCAAGCTCTTCCTGAAGGGCGACCGCTGCTTTACCGACAAGTGCGCTTATGATCGCCGTCCCTACGCTCCTGGCCAGCACGGCCGTGCGCGTAAGAAAGTCAGCGAATACGCTGTCCAGCTGCGCGAGAAGCAGAAGACCCGCCGCAGCTACGGTATCCTGGAAAAGCAGTTCCGCGGATACTTCGAAAAGGCTGAAATGCAGAAGGGCGTCACCGGTACCAACCTGCTGGTGATCCTGGAACGCCGCCTGGACAACGTGGTGTACCGTCTCGGTTTCGCCAACTCCCGTAACCAGGCCCGTCAGCTGGTGCGTCACGGCATCTTCACCCTCAATGGCCACAAGGTGACCATCCCCTCGCTGCAGGTGCGCGTGGGCGATACCATCGAAGTGCCCGAAAAGAACCGCAAGATCCCCGTTCTGGCCGAAGCCCAGGAAGTCATCGCCCGCCGCGGTTGCCCCGCCTGGCTGGAAGCCGACGGCGCCGCTTTCAAGGGCACCGTGAAGGCTCTGCCGCAGCGTGACGACATCCAGTTCCCGGTCAATGAACAGCTGATCGTTGAACTTTACTCGAAATAA
- the rpsK gene encoding 30S ribosomal protein S11, whose protein sequence is MARPKKVVKKREKKNVPVGIAHIQASFNNTIITFTDTRGNAISWASSGQSGFKGSRKSTPFAAQVAAETAARKAQDNGMRTVGVYVKGPGSGREAAMRAIAAVGFRVAFIRDVTPIPHNGCRPPKRRRV, encoded by the coding sequence ATGGCCAGACCCAAGAAAGTGGTCAAGAAAAGAGAAAAGAAGAACGTGCCCGTGGGCATTGCCCACATCCAGGCTTCGTTCAACAATACCATCATCACCTTTACGGACACTCGCGGCAACGCCATCAGCTGGGCCTCTTCCGGCCAGAGCGGTTTCAAGGGTTCCCGCAAGTCCACCCCCTTCGCTGCCCAGGTTGCTGCCGAAACTGCCGCCCGCAAGGCTCAGGACAACGGCATGCGCACCGTGGGTGTGTATGTGAAGGGCCCCGGCTCCGGTCGTGAAGCCGCCATGCGCGCCATTGCCGCTGTTGGCTTCCGGGTTGCTTTCATCCGCGACGTTACGCCCATCCCCCACAATGGTTGCCGGCCGCCTAAGCGCCGTCGCGTGTAG
- the rpsM gene encoding 30S ribosomal protein S13, protein MARIAGVDLPRGKRVDIALTYIYGIGRATALQILSTTGVNWERNIDDLSADEVNEIRKELEQNYKVEGDLRREISTNIKRLMDIGCFRGLRHRRGLPVHGQRTHTNARTRKGPRRGVVGKKK, encoded by the coding sequence GTGGCGAGAATTGCAGGTGTTGATTTGCCTCGTGGCAAACGTGTGGACATTGCGCTCACCTATATCTATGGCATCGGCCGTGCTACGGCCCTGCAGATCCTGAGCACCACCGGTGTGAACTGGGAGCGCAACATTGATGATCTTTCCGCCGACGAAGTGAACGAGATCCGTAAGGAACTCGAGCAGAACTACAAGGTGGAAGGCGACCTCCGTCGCGAGATCTCTACCAATATCAAGCGCCTCATGGACATCGGCTGCTTCCGTGGCCTGCGTCACCGTCGCGGCCTGCCCGTGCACGGTCAGCGCACCCACACCAATGCGCGTACCCGCAAGGGTCCCCGTCGCGGTGTGGTGGGCAAGAAGAAGTAG
- the rpmJ gene encoding 50S ribosomal protein L36 produces the protein MKVRPSVKKICPKCKVIRRKGVLRVICENPRHKQRQG, from the coding sequence ATGAAAGTCAGACCTTCCGTCAAAAAAATATGCCCCAAGTGCAAGGTGATCCGGCGCAAGGGTGTTCTTCGAGTTATCTGCGAAAACCCCCGGCACAAGCAGCGCCAGGGCTAG
- the map gene encoding type I methionyl aminopeptidase: MKKYQGAFIKNEREIVCLREANRMVANILDAIGDIVKPGETTMRFEELARDMCADYKVKPAFLGYYGYPYATCCSVNEQVVHGFPSPRLLEEGDIVSVDMGVVFEGFVGDAARTFPVGKVSEEACKLMRVTEESLYVGIEQARAGNDVYAIGMAVQNYVEAAGFNVVRQYVGHGVGAKMHEKPEVPNYHPGGRGLTLRNGMVIAIEPMVTAGSYEVDVLEDKWTAVTRDRRLAAHFEHSVAITPDGPRILSISDRGLNRTTIGC, encoded by the coding sequence ATGAAGAAGTATCAAGGCGCATTCATCAAAAATGAGCGGGAGATCGTCTGCCTGCGCGAGGCCAACCGTATGGTGGCCAACATCCTGGATGCCATCGGCGACATCGTGAAGCCGGGCGAAACGACCATGCGCTTTGAAGAACTGGCGCGCGACATGTGCGCCGATTATAAAGTGAAACCGGCCTTTTTGGGCTATTACGGCTACCCCTACGCCACATGCTGCTCGGTCAACGAGCAGGTGGTCCACGGCTTCCCCTCCCCGCGGCTGCTTGAGGAAGGGGACATCGTCAGCGTCGACATGGGCGTGGTCTTTGAAGGTTTTGTGGGCGACGCTGCGCGTACCTTCCCTGTGGGCAAGGTGAGCGAGGAAGCCTGCAAGCTCATGCGCGTCACGGAGGAGAGCCTCTATGTCGGCATCGAGCAGGCGCGTGCCGGTAACGATGTCTATGCCATCGGTATGGCCGTGCAGAACTATGTGGAAGCCGCCGGTTTCAATGTCGTGCGTCAGTATGTGGGCCACGGAGTTGGCGCCAAGATGCACGAAAAGCCGGAAGTCCCCAACTATCACCCCGGTGGCCGCGGGCTGACCCTGCGTAACGGCATGGTCATCGCCATTGAGCCCATGGTCACCGCCGGCAGCTACGAGGTGGACGTTCTGGAAGACAAATGGACTGCTGTGACACGCGACCGCCGCCTGGCTGCGCATTTTGAACACAGTGTAGCCATTACGCCGGACGGGCCCCGGATCCTGAGCATTTCGGACCGCGGCCTGAACCGGACGACAATTGGTTGTTGA
- the secY gene encoding preprotein translocase subunit SecY, producing the protein MASASVNPLGQSSLAKRLGWTFLLLCCYRIGVHVPIPGVDAAALAAYFKSLSGTLFDMFDMFSGGGLSNVSVFALGVMPYISASIIMQLLQVVSPDIKRMAKEEGQAGRRKITQYTRYLTVLITLVQGLFISIGLESMTSPDGTPIVLNAGWHFRMVTMATFTAGSMLVMWLGEQITERGIGNGISLIIFCGIVVGIPRGIMQSMDLIKSGSMSIFLAVIIVLLMAAVLTAIVFVERAQRRIPISYAKRQIGRKMFGGQNTHLPLRVNTAGVIPPIFASSLLLFPATVGQFSTNEYVRMVTDFFAPHGVLYNVLYVVLIFFFCYFYTAIIIDPKDMAENLKKNGGFVPGIRPGERTQEYIDTVLSRLTLSGAVYISAISLLPMLMIAKFNVPFYFGGTSLLILVGVAMDFMNQVESHMISTQYQGLMNKAARKGGRM; encoded by the coding sequence GCATCGGTTAATCCCCTCGGACAATCTTCTCTGGCCAAGCGCCTGGGCTGGACCTTCCTCCTTCTGTGCTGCTACAGAATCGGTGTGCATGTGCCCATCCCCGGTGTGGATGCCGCGGCCCTGGCCGCGTACTTCAAAAGCCTGTCGGGAACGTTGTTCGACATGTTCGACATGTTCTCCGGTGGCGGCCTGTCCAACGTGTCCGTCTTCGCTCTGGGTGTCATGCCCTACATCTCGGCGTCCATCATCATGCAGCTTTTGCAGGTGGTGAGCCCCGACATCAAGCGCATGGCCAAGGAAGAAGGCCAGGCCGGACGCCGCAAGATAACCCAGTACACCCGTTACCTGACCGTGCTGATCACCCTGGTGCAGGGCCTGTTCATCTCCATCGGGCTCGAATCCATGACCAGCCCCGACGGCACGCCCATCGTGCTCAATGCGGGCTGGCATTTCCGCATGGTGACCATGGCCACCTTCACGGCCGGTTCCATGCTCGTCATGTGGCTGGGTGAGCAGATCACTGAACGCGGTATCGGCAACGGCATCTCCCTGATCATCTTCTGCGGTATCGTGGTGGGCATCCCGCGCGGCATCATGCAGTCCATGGACCTCATCAAGTCCGGCAGCATGAGCATCTTCCTCGCGGTCATCATCGTGCTGCTCATGGCCGCCGTGCTGACGGCCATCGTGTTCGTGGAGCGTGCCCAGCGCCGTATCCCCATCAGCTACGCCAAGCGCCAGATCGGACGCAAGATGTTTGGCGGCCAGAACACGCACCTGCCCCTGCGCGTCAATACGGCGGGCGTCATCCCGCCCATTTTCGCCTCGTCGCTGCTGCTGTTCCCGGCCACGGTGGGCCAGTTCTCCACCAATGAATACGTCAGGATGGTCACGGACTTCTTTGCTCCGCACGGCGTCCTGTACAATGTGCTCTATGTTGTCCTGATCTTCTTCTTCTGCTACTTCTACACGGCCATCATCATCGACCCGAAGGATATGGCCGAGAACCTGAAGAAGAACGGCGGCTTCGTCCCCGGCATCCGTCCCGGCGAACGCACCCAGGAATACATCGACACCGTACTCTCGCGTCTGACCCTGAGCGGCGCGGTGTACATCTCGGCCATTTCCCTGCTGCCCATGCTCATGATCGCCAAGTTCAACGTGCCGTTCTACTTCGGTGGTACCAGCCTGCTGATCCTTGTCGGCGTGGCCATGGACTTCATGAATCAGGTCGAGTCCCACATGATCTCAACCCAGTACCAGGGGTTGATGAACAAGGCGGCCCGCAAGGGCGGCCGCATGTAA